Within Pseudomonadota bacterium, the genomic segment CTAAATCTCCACTTACAGAAACAGTCAGCCGGGTGGTCGGGCGGCGCAAAGATGCATTCCACTTTAATCCCTTTGTCGACTGCGCGGGCAAAGGATTCGAATTCCGTCTGGTGCATATCACGACAGAAAAATTCAGGCAAGCTGCTCTTTGCCCGTGCAACCTGTGTCACACATTGAGGCACCGTGATGATAACTTCGTCCTCATTTTCTTTAATCTGATAGCCCACAATCATCGTCCATGGACAATACTGCATAGCCCGGGCAAATCCTTTCAACCCTTTTTCCTTAATGTGAAACCGGTGTATAATATCTTTTGCCGATATGCCGGCAATCTTTCCCCACACTGTCTCATCGAGATGTTCCGCTGCCATGCGGTCATATTTTTCTTCCACAGAAAGGAACCAGAATCCATCGACGACCCTGTAGTGCCAGAGGAGAAATCTCAGATAGCTTTTAAGTTCCGTTGCTTCTAAATGTTCAAGTATGCCTATGTCCATAGCTACCTCTAAAATACAATTACTGGGGCTTGCGTCGCCCCCTCCACAGGCTAAGCCCGCGGAGCCTTCCCCTCATGCTCGCGGTGCTCGCTGTGTAGATTCCAGCGGGCTTGCCCGTGAAATCTACTATACTGTCATCCTCTTATCCAGCGACCTATACTGGATCGCTTCAGCGAGATGCGACTCCTCAATGTGTTCCTTTGCCTCAAGGTCGGCGATAGTGCGGGCAACCTTGAGTATTCTGTGATAGGCGCGGGGCGAGAGACCAAACTTTTCTACGGCCTTTTCGAGGAGGTTTTTTCCGCCTTCATTTAAGACACAGTATTTCTTGATTAACCGTGGAGGCATATGGCTGTTTGAATATATCTTTTTCCCCTGAAACCTTTCTCCCTGAACTTTACGCGCACCAAGCACCCTTTCCCGTATCTTCTCGGATGACTCTTCCTCCCGCTCGATAGAAAGTTCCCTTACCGTAACAGGCGGTACTTCAATGTGTATATCCATCCTGTCGAGGAGTGGACCGGAAACTCTTGACCTGTACTTGCGAATCTGCGTGCCGCTGCAACTGCATGTCCTCCGGGAATTACCCCAATAGCCGCATGGACAGGGATTCATTGCAGCGATAAGCATGAACCGTGCCGGAAATGTGATGGTATGGGTAACCCTCGAAATCGTCACATAACCATCTTCAAGGGGCTGACGCAAAGAATTGAGAACATTCCTTTTAAACTCAGGAAATTCGTCGAGGAACAGAACACCATTGTGGGCAAGGCTCACTTCACCAGGTTTCGGAACGTGACCGCCTCCTATCAGTCCTGCATCGGAGACGGTATGATGGGGTGACCTGA encodes:
- a CDS encoding DUF6125 family protein; the encoded protein is MDIGILEHLEATELKSYLRFLLWHYRVVDGFWFLSVEEKYDRMAAEHLDETVWGKIAGISAKDIIHRFHIKEKGLKGFARAMQYCPWTMIVGYQIKENEDEVIITVPQCVTQVARAKSSLPEFFCRDMHQTEFESFARAVDKGIKVECIFAPPDHPADCFCKWRFSL